A window from Pseudobutyrivibrio ruminis HUN009 encodes these proteins:
- a CDS encoding coiled-coil domain-containing protein, translating into MKYKKIFKSVLGVALIGCLLASDSIISKAVRSVSEIEAEQDALQDEIDTLDSDLYELVSQITEIETAISDTEAEIEETAAALQEAQDARDEQYEAMKLRIKYMYETEDPSVFEMLLESGSISQFLNRLEYASSVYDYDREKLEQFEATQAEIEELATALDEEKAGLEASKSELATQESALETMISEKQGEMDDLDEELKEAKEIAAREAALAAARAAAAAAANGNTSGGANTSASSSYNVNGDLNPGYATGISGSSVVSFANQYVGCPYVWGGNSLGGGCDCSGFVQQVLANFGITYGSRMTSGSFRSVGQEVSYNYMQPGDIVCYPGHVAIYQGGGTIVEAQSTATGITNYRSVNCHSIITIRRVL; encoded by the coding sequence ATGAAATACAAAAAAATATTTAAGTCTGTTTTGGGAGTAGCCCTTATAGGCTGTCTTCTTGCATCAGATTCAATTATTTCTAAAGCGGTACGTTCTGTTTCGGAAATCGAGGCGGAGCAGGATGCTTTACAGGATGAAATCGACACATTGGATTCTGATTTATACGAATTAGTTAGCCAGATTACAGAAATAGAAACAGCCATTTCAGATACAGAAGCAGAAATAGAAGAAACAGCAGCAGCCTTGCAGGAAGCACAGGATGCAAGGGACGAGCAATACGAAGCTATGAAGCTCAGAATCAAATATATGTATGAGACTGAGGACCCTAGTGTTTTCGAGATGTTACTTGAGTCTGGTTCTATTAGCCAGTTCTTAAATAGATTAGAGTACGCAAGCAGCGTATATGACTATGATAGAGAAAAGCTTGAGCAGTTCGAAGCTACACAAGCTGAAATCGAGGAATTAGCAACTGCTCTTGACGAAGAAAAGGCAGGTTTGGAAGCATCCAAATCAGAATTAGCAACCCAGGAATCAGCCCTTGAAACAATGATTAGTGAAAAGCAGGGCGAGATGGATGACTTGGATGAAGAACTGAAGGAAGCAAAAGAAATTGCAGCAAGAGAAGCGGCACTTGCAGCAGCAAGAGCAGCAGCTGCAGCGGCAGCAAATGGCAACACATCCGGTGGCGCCAACACATCAGCAAGTTCAAGCTACAATGTTAATGGAGATTTAAATCCTGGTTACGCTACTGGCATTAGCGGATCCAGTGTTGTTTCTTTTGCAAATCAGTATGTAGGATGTCCATATGTATGGGGAGGAAATTCCCTTGGCGGTGGATGTGACTGCTCTGGTTTTGTCCAGCAGGTACTGGCCAACTTTGGCATTACTTATGGTTCGCGAATGACTTCTGGTTCATTTAGGAGTGTGGGTCAAGAAGTTAGTTACAATTATATGCAACCCGGTGATATAGTTTGCTACCCAGGACATGTAGCAATATACCAAGGTGGAGGTACAATTGTGGAAGCACAAAGTACTGCTACTGGTATTACTAATTACCGATCAGTTAATTGCCATTCAATAATTACTATACGAAGGGTACTATGA